From a single Drosophila sulfurigaster albostrigata strain 15112-1811.04 chromosome 3, ASM2355843v2, whole genome shotgun sequence genomic region:
- the LOC133843357 gene encoding uncharacterized protein LOC133843357, with amino-acid sequence MFKFVLIASLLVSVALAAPLNDDIDQEEKLRLEKEQNESAQYQFGSQVRDGINDGEIQREETRDGSKVSGFYSYYDGFVKRKVHYEADENGYRVVKEDMEVVGDGPVFNPQGQADVEGSLIGKYSIKLDQSDDKHYKDIRS; translated from the exons atgTTCAAATTCGTGTTGATTGCCAGCCTGCTGGTCAGCGTTGCATTAGCCGCACCC CTGAATGACGACATCGATCAGGAGGAGAAACTGAGGCTGGAGAAAGAACAGAATGAGAGTGCACAATACCAATTCGGTAGCCAGGTTCGCGATGGCATCAACGATGGTGAGATCCAGCGTGAGGAGACACGCGACGGCTCTAAAGTCAGTGGCTTCTATTCCTACTACGATGGCTTCGTCAAGCGCAAGGTTCACTACGAAGCCGATGAGAACGGTTACCGTGTGGTGAAGGAGGACATGGAGGTGGTTGGCGATGGACCCGTCTTCAATCCCCAGGGTCAGGCTGATGTGGAGGGATCACTGATCGGCAAATACTCTATCAAACTCGATCAATCGGATGATAAGCACTACAAGGATATACGTTCCTAA
- the LOC133843358 gene encoding waprin-like protein gives MVKSSFLLMLLVIGACVALTLAAGDCPSSTKVTNCTPKCLHDSECSAIGGKCCPNLCNGRSCAASNVLGNSGADKSPFGSKNSGSSGSYCGNVKCGSFEKCETDRSTKRPKCVRS, from the exons ATGG TGAAGTCGAGTTTTTTGCTGATGCTTTTGGTAATTGGCGCCTGCGTGGCTTTAACACTGGCTGCCGGCG ACTGTCCCTCATCGACCAAGGTGACAAACTGCACGCCCAAGTGTCTGCATGACAGCGAGTGCAGCGCCATTGGCGGCAAGTGTTGTCCAAATTTGTGCAACGGACGCAGCTGTGCGGCCTCCAATGTGCTGGGCAACTCAGGTGCCGATAAGTCGCCCTTTGGCAGCAAGAACT CTGGCAGCTCGGGCAGCTATTGTGGAAATGTCAAGTGCGGCAGCTTTGAGAAATGCGAAACTGATCGCAGCACCAAGCGGCCCAAGTGTGTGCGCTCTTAA